In Salvia miltiorrhiza cultivar Shanhuang (shh) chromosome 4, IMPLAD_Smil_shh, whole genome shotgun sequence, the DNA window AAAAAACGTGGGGAGAAGCAGAAGGGGCTCACGATTGTTACTACATCATTTGACGGGTATTTATACCTCATAGACGGGCCTACATCATGTGCTGATGTCGTGGATATTGGAGAAACAGCGTAAGATTGTTTGGAACGATATAAATGACTGCCCATTCTTTGAACTACTGCTATTTGTCTATTCACTGAAAAACAACTCTGTTTCTATGACAGATATAGCATGGTTTTGGCTGACAATATAGATGGTGGGGACGACCTTGATCTTATAGTTGCCACCATGAATGGAAATGTCTTCTGTTTTTCAACCCCTTCGCCACACCATCCTCTCAAGGTAATAGCTGAAAACTATCGCCTGTTTGCAATTGTTGGCAGACTTCATTTAATTTCTCTTACAATTCTTGTAATTCCAGGCTTGGAGATCACCAAATCAAGGGAGAAATAATGCAGCACATCGGCACAGTCGTCAAGGAATTTATGTCACTCCATCATCGCGCGCTTTCAGAGATGAAGAAGGGAAGCACTTCTGGGTTGAAGTGGAGATTGTGGATAGATACAGGTTTCCATCTGGCTCCCAAGCACCTTATAATGTCACGGTATGTTACTCCTCACTATATACTAcgtttattatttttgttcatctATTTTGTAATCGTCCCATGTATTTCTTCTTTGTAATCATAGATAAGTTTGTTGGTTCCCGGTAATTACCAAGGAGAGAGAACGATAAGGCAAAACCAGATCTTTGATCGTCCTGGGACACATCGGATTAAACTTCCGACAGTAGGTGTAAGAACTGCTGGGACGGTAATGGTGGAGATGGTTGACAGGAATGGAATCTATTTCTCAGATGATTTTTCACTTACATTCCATATGTACTACTACAAACTGCTGAAGTGGCTTCTTGTCCTTCCAATGCTCGGAATGTTTGGTGTCCTCGTCATCCTGCGCCCCCAAGAAGCCATGCCGTTGCCGTCATTCTCGCGGAACACTGATTTGTGAAAATAGAGTTTGATAGGTGAATATCTGACACATACTTGGCATCAGCTACAGAGAAAGTCGAAGTGCAGTTTTGCAAGAAACTCTTGGGAGAGACCTAATTGATGAAAGTGGATTAAGCGGCGAAATTATGTACATGGAATTTAAATTATCAAGATGTTCCCTCTCAGAAGTTGCTGACTGATTGAATTGCCCTACTTGTGAGGAAATACGATCGTGTCATTCATTCTTTGTAAGGCAATGCTGAGAAAAATCTGATCATGGAATTTTCGAAATTGATTCTATTTCATCTGTCTTTTCTCGTCCTTTTTTCATTGCTTGCAGTTTCAATGATGGTCATGGTGGCATTTGGAAATTGCACTATGTCTATTTACAAGAATTATCTTACATGAATCACCATTCTTAGTATATACACAATACATGTGGATTCCagctttgatgtttttcttttAGATACTCCTTACATTAATAACGTCTCAAAAATTTCATCATAGATCTCCGATTCTTAGGTTGAAAATTCATTAGAAATCtcaaattttggtgggaagaGGTGGGTGGTGGAGACCGCTGGATATGGCAGTGATTTCATGCCGACGGCAGGATGTGGTGAGGGAGAAGGGGAGAAATCGAGTTGCAGATGGAAAGAGCAAAAGAGAACGATGATACCCTATTTAGGGcatgtttgatatgggtttataggtatgataaattaaattaatacagattagtgtgatgtttgatatcatgtgcagttaatatggtcaactcctacttaatcccacttctccatgctattttgtgggaataacccatactaataatccgcccaccCCCTCGGATAACTTTAATCctgcgaagttggataaaagttttgctacccttcctcacgcatatcgatgcaaatgcccaagtaatggtggacacatatggtatttttaaaattatatgaggatagttttggtattagataatataatccaacataatcatatggatatcaaacacaatataggattaagtagtcatgatatcaaacactcatgaaatagtataaatccacactaatccacactaaattttcaagataattttaatcctaatcaatcctaaactgcaaatcaaacggtcCCTTAGAGTTTAGCAATAACTTCAATTTAGGCCTTATTTATGAAGTGAAGTATTATAAATAAGACAATCCAAAAACGAAATTGAGAGGTTATTAACGAGAAGAGTGGGTATATTTGAACAACATAAAGAGTTCCAGTTCCACAGCAAGAAGAAAGAAAGTGTAATATTTAAAACATGACAAGACAACAAGTGTTAAAATGAAATGGAATAGAGAGAAATCCTAGTAGGGTTGCAAGACGGGCCTCTTACCGAGCCTCTTGATTTCCCGATCCATCTGGCCAGTGAGCATCAATCCAAACATTTTGTAATCGCAAAACAGAGACCAAAAGGGGTGCCCAAAAGTTGCAGGAACATTCCCTTCCACGAAGAAATGGCTATACCAAGCCAAACCGTAACCAATCAACGGCACCACTATCAATACCCACAGATTAAACATCACTGCGTATATCAAGCACACAATACTGCAAAGGGTTCCTGCGAAATGCCACCGCCGCGTCGCCGCCTTCGAGTGCTGGCTCACGTAGAACGGCCAGAATTCTTCCATACTCCTGAAATTCATGCCTAATTCCAACTCAGACCAGATCGGAATCGCTATCGATTGGCGAGGATTGGTTGAGGGGTGTGATTTGAAGTGCAGATGTCAGTATTTTGTATTTTGCGGCAAGAGATTATATTAATGGGGATTTGTGTGATGGAAGGAGGTTGCTGCAAATCAATGATTGGTCATTACACCTCTTGTTTCTTCTATTCACTATTcaactctttttcttctttgtcTCTTTGCTGctttcccctctctctctctctctctctggcgtCAGCTACGAAAATTTCACCAAGAAAATGTTTATATTCCAAGAAATATACGGTgtatgaaatatatataaaaaaaatactccctcgtCCATAAAGATCGtgtgtttattattattttcgtaCGTCTATAAagattgtgtattttttttaaaaaaaattcttttatactttaaaccctattcacactcaatatttataaaatattcaccCTCTACTTTTATAATTTGGTGAACCTAATACTACtctttaacactaaaatcacatcttccaacatttttattaaaattcgtgtcctTCATTCCATCACATAATTTTtgtggatgaagggagtattagataattttagattttttattaaaactcatgtcctCCACTTCACCACACATTCTTTGTGAAGAAAAGGAGTATTAGATAATTTTAGGTAGCTACATGCTATTGTGAATACATATCATTCTACAAATAAGaaatcataaattcataattcatactccctccgtcactgAAAAAAgttcctatttttcctttttgggacgtctccaaataagtttctctttctttctttccatttttggacaactaccccaccactaataatattttatttattctcatttttcactttttcaccactctcaatactaattataacactttttcacctttttcacaactcccaatactaattataatatatttttctccactatcaaaacactttaccacttttctttaaaactcgtgtcgtccccaaagatgaacttattttggggacggagggagtagtaattttGGAGAAGAAATGAAGTTGGAGAAAAGTAAAGGTagtaaattactccctccgtccaccaattaaagccccatttgagtGTCGGtgcggaaactaagaaagctgaaaaaggtggtgtaaaagtggtgtaaaagactaaaagggtagtgttaatatattttgattacttttactaatgtTTCATTAGCtatttgacattattttaaTGCTTTGACttatttaacaaataaataaataaactgaaaattcagaaaataaataaactggaaataaataaataaataaactgaaaatttgaaaataaataaataaattaaaatctggaaaattattatttttagaaaataaataaactggaaataaataaataaataaactgaaaatttgaaa includes these proteins:
- the LOC131022566 gene encoding uncharacterized protein LOC131022566 encodes the protein MNFRSMEEFWPFYVSQHSKAATRRWHFAGTLCSIVCLIYAVMFNLWVLIVVPLIGYGLAWYSHFFVEGNVPATFGHPFWSLFCDYKMFGLMLTGQMDREIKRLGKRPVLQPY